The sequence below is a genomic window from Phycodurus eques isolate BA_2022a chromosome 6, UOR_Pequ_1.1, whole genome shotgun sequence.
TCTAATGATATTGTTTTAAGCTCCCTCAAACTCACAAACTCACTTTATAGGGCACTATAGAGTTGGATAAGAAGTGATTGAGAATACACCCTTCGTAAcgtttttgcagattaaaaatgTGTCCCAAATGTTGTGCCATACGCTCTCCAGGTTAGAGACTTTGGCTGCAGCTCCTTCTCGTTACTGTTTGACGACATCGAGACGGAGATGTGTCCTGCCGACAAGCAGGCGTTCAGCTCCTTCGGCCACGCGCAGGTGGCCATCACCAATGAGGTGTACCGGCATTTGGGGGAACCTGAGACCTTCCTCTTCTGTCCCACAGGTCACACTGGAAAACTTGTCGAAACCAACCCTCTTGTCTGTTCAAATTTGATTTACAGAGAAACCCCGCGCTTCACGAGAATTAGGGATCAAGCATCATACAAAAATCCATGAGTAATCGGTTTCTAGATTAAAAAATAGGTtgaactcattttacaacattgcCGTTAACAATACTGTAAATAGCTTCTAGATAATTCATCACCTTTAGAGGTGTAGCACTCTGCTCTCTCTGGCGTCAACCCTACAAGTAGCCTCATTTACTTGTTTGACCTCTACTGGAATCGTTCCTCACGCTGCTGTTCGCTGTCAAGCTGGCCAGCTATCAGCGGGTGGCCAGCGTTAGATACTTCTCAGCGAAAAAGCCACCTGAGTTGGGTGTTCTGGCGgaataggttccagcactcccgcgaaccttgtgaggagaagcggctcagaaaatggatggatggatgaatcgcAAATCgccaggggttcactgtacccTTACACGTTTTAATACAGCCATGAAGTTTGAAGTACATTGTTTTGTACACTAACCAATGTTCTTCTCCAAAACTCCAGATTATTGTGCTGCCTTCTGCAGCCCAAACGTGTTTCAGTCATCTTACCTTCACACTGTGGGAGACGAGCTGCTACCGGGGATAGATGTGCTGTGGACGGGTAATCTCACTCAGAAACACATTCAGGTTTTAACAGTTTATcagaagtactgtatatttatttggtGTATTTAGTCTGAAAGAGATTCCCCAACCACTGAGACACAAATCAGAAAATGCTTTTTTACGCTTAAAGATCCCATATTTTGGcaatttagacctccatagattGACTctgtaacatggacttagtataaaagtgtcaatttcatttaaaaaaaaaaaacacattggttttgtcatactagtgtccagaaaaggcccctttgACATCTacctctgtttgacccagtttgtatccgttttgtccatatttggctaaagccctttcctctgattggttgcctccgtgtagtagacctacttgtgagagcacacgtgtttgttatgttgacagctcTGGCTCAGGAAAGGAGATGAAGGcagagatctttgctagtgacgcAGATAAGGTCGAGAAATtccaatgacctgatttcaggcgtcctggcagaaaaacatctggaactcaggaatgcatggaggattttaattcatatttcacatatttactgaggcacaatagagccaatattatttcccaaaaaatagaaaaagttggtttggtaaaatacggcACCTTTAAGTAACACTTGTCTCTGTGTCTCCTAtatctgtttctttttttttcttttcatgccaaaataaGTACACAAACTTACACTAAAATTTGATCGTAGGTCCAAAAGTGGTATCCCATAAAATATCAGTGGAGTCCATAGAAGAGGTGTCCTCCATCCTCAAGAGGGCGCCAGTCATCTGGGACAATATCCACGCCAACGACTATGACCCACAAAGAATTTTCATGGGACCCTATAAGGTCAATGTTGATTGATTAAACAAATGTTggacaatggaaaaaaacattgattgcagtaaatatttgaatgccataaatataaaacacacaaatgaaaaacagtaaccACAGTATTAACCGAGCATGCCTTCTTATGTTTTAACTAGTTCATTGCGCACTGTTAGGTAACATTGAAAATTGTGTATGTCCGAACTGCTGCTATATTACGTAAGTTATCAGGGGCGGGACAGTTCATGTAACCGACGAGACGGTCCATACCTCAGTTTTTGGGTCACGGTTTGGTACAGTTTCGGTACGTCTTTTGTGCATTGAGAATGACATTTTTCTCTAtctcaaaatcatctttttttttaaaaaaaaaatcatctccgAATAATATTACTTATATCAAGTTAACCATTATTTAAACACAACTTTGGAACGGGGAACTTTCTCTTATACCTTGACTATTATACACATGACAACATGgaattataaaatatgtataacgAATTAAAACgtacaaaaaatgtaaacaaaaaacactcctTGTGTAACAGTTTAAACAAGGGGTTGATTGGTCATCATGCCTAAATCCCACTCAACAGGCAATTTAACTTTTACACTTGTATAGTCATAGAGGTTGCGAAATAAAACATCCCTAAAATAAGTTTCCAAACCACACACCTTCGACCATAGAAAAGGGCTGCAAATCTTTAGCAACAAATGCTCCCAAAAGTATAACGTGGGAgcaaaaaacaccaaaagaaatgcttcattcattcaatcattcaaGTTACGTTTAAACTATTCAGTATTTCTGTCACTACTACATTTAGGGTTATGTTAGGTTAGGGCCATAAATCTTGAAGATTCTAAAATTGTATGTTATAGTGTCCTGTATATCATCCAGAACAAACGTGTTTAACGTTTTTCTTTTGCACAGCTAAAGCAGCCTGGGGTCAGATTGACCCCCACGAAGACTGACCCATACAACAAAGGAGATTGAaaatatccatcaatccattttccaaaccgctagggtttcaggtgtgctggagtctattgcagctatctttgggcgagaggcggggtacaccctgaactggtcgccagccaatcgcagggcacatataaacaaacaaccattcgcactcgcaatttagagtcttcaatcaagttaccatgcatgttttttgagatgtgggaggaaaccatagtgcccggagaaaccccacgcaggcacagggagaacatgcaaacaccacactggcggggccgggatttcaaccctggtcctcggaactgcgaggcagatgtgccaaccagtcgatcaccgtgccgccattgaAAAAATGATCATATTAATTTTATGTTTACCTAGCTGtcctaaaaaaaagttatgaaatATGGAGCAAAAAATATTGTCAACATTAAATTGTCATATCTTTAGAGATCTTAAACATTGACTGAGAGACAATCGGACAGTTGATTTAAACACACTAAATACACAATGTACGGGGacagttcaaaaaaaaaaaaaaaaaaaaaaaaagcattgtatAGAGAGTCAAACTCTGATCTTCTCCTTTCAGGATCGTCCAACTGAGCTGATCCCCAAACTGAGAGGTGTGCTCACTAATCCCAACTGTGAGTTTTATCCGAACTTTGTGCCAATCCACACCTTGGCTACGTGGTGCAAAGCTTCTGCTGCTGGTGCACCCAAGGATGTGGAAATGGGTGAGCTTTCCCGTTTCACTGTCAGGCAGGTGACTATAAGATTTTCCTTGTTGTTATTCGTGCTCTTCTGTGTCCACCATCAGGCGACGAAGAGCAGGACCCTGGCTATAGCCCCCACAAAGCCCTGACGCTGGCCCTCACTGACTGGCTGGAGGAGTTTCTGTGCACAGATCAGCCTACAGGTAGACATTAACTCTCCACCACAGCTTTGAACACGCTCGTTGTTGTTGTGGGGAAAGAAAATGACTCGTTCTGATGTAGAGAATACCTGAAATCAATCTTCCAACACAGATTTCTATACTTTGCAAATCTAAATGGTTCAGACCAATACACAAATTCCAGAGCAACACAACTCAATGGTCAAACAAAGAAACAGCACAGTGGGAGGAAACACAGCAAGGTTGGTCTGAAGAGGAGGATCACAACTATGAACGCCACAGAACACGACTGAAATAAGTCATACTATAACTGATATCAAATCTTCCATTATATTGTCTTTCAGCTTGCTCCAAGAAGGAGTCGTGTGATGAGGAGCCCATGCAGACAGACCTCGAAGAACACTCATACATACCCGGACCGGGAGAAAACCCGCTTTACACAGCCGAGCCCCTGACCTTGGACGACCTGAAGCTGCTGTCCGACCTCTTCTACCTGCCCTATGAACACGGGGCCACGGCCAAGACCATGCTGCATGAGCTGGACTGGCTCCAATGCCACAGTCAAGCCGCCGCCCTCAAGACGGACCAGGTCAGATGGAACTTTAAGCCTTACATACAGTTCATATGCCATGCACTCATAGTATGTCATTGACCTGGGCCAAGAATATCCTCATAATAATTGTCTGTATCAAATAATGAAATCCAgatcttttcaaaatatattcatatcCTGTCAGACATTAATAAATGGATGATTAATGAGAAAAGGgaaaggttttttattttttatttttacttactaTCATTTTTAGGCATTTTTAGTATTCAGTGTGCGTTGATCAGTCTTATGCTGTTTTACTTGTTCCCTGTTTTGGGAGTCCCGCATGAGCTTTCTGTGGGAGTCCGTGCCAAGGCcaacacagacagttctctgGACTGTTTCAAGCTCCCTGTTGAACACTGTTACTACTTTCCCGtttaaaaaaacccacacacacacacatttatagcaTGTGCAGTTTCACTGTTTCAGGATTTCCACCATTAGCAccattttccttgatttaatacacgcacgcacacacactagtagatctaaaatctattttaatagACAAGGCTTGGATTTGACGCAGAACAGCGTCAGTGTACATAAACTTTGTAGCACCTGTAcaagaatgacatttttaaatgtttaaatttttgtgtattttgggtcacttCAGGAAAAGCGATCAAATGAAAGAATGACGTTTagggtgtttttattgctgtgaAATGTCAAAACAAGTTGAATTTGACTCAAACAACAAGTTGAGTGTGTTACCCGCTGTTGTGTTTCAAGACTGCCGAGTGGTGTTCGAGAGCGCGACAGTTCGACGACATGTGCGAAGCGGTAGTGCGAATGTTCAACCGCCTGTCCAATGTGCCCAACCGCCGGATTCTGTATGACCTCTACAACTACATCTGTGACATCAAGAGCGGCGTCAATCTGGCTCAAGCCTACGTGAAATCACTAGGTGACCAAAGCGACATATTGTGATCGTCAATTAACCACGTATATGCCTGTAAATGTGTACGGAGTTCTTTTTCAGTTTGGTATCTCTATCTTCAATGTTCATGATGGATTTTAAGATTTTTCCCTCTCATTGATTCAGTGCAATACAAAGACGTGAGCTGACCTTGACTGAAACATTCATACTAATATTGTACGTACAACTggggaaattattatttcatcCCGTTATGAATTTGTAAGTTTGAAGAAACTAGTAAGAAATATCCAAATTTATGGTTGTGTATTGATTTTGGAAATCTACATAatatcacacacaaaacattttatatctttttttccgcattttaaatttttttttttttttttttacatatttttaactgaTATTCTGTCTACTGTTGTGTTTATAATCAATAAACAACcataaaaatgtgaaactaTTTCTTTGTAAGTGAGCAAACTGACTAATTCAGGAGGGGATCAAATCAAGACACAGTATTAAATATTTCATAAACTGATGGATGATGGATGCCtacactggaaaaaaattaccttctcaaaacaagtaaaaaaatgttaaaaacaagacACTTTGTCCCTAAAATAAGTGGGGAGGAAAAATCGGCCAATCAAACTAGTATGAATTGACTTCAGTTTCTTGTAATATCTTGTATCTTAAAACAACTTATTGTCTTGCttaaaatttagaaaaaaaaataaaaataaaaaataccagtAAGATAGAAATAGGATCAATTCAAGtaagattttgtgtttttgcagtgTAGCAGGGTGAGGGACAACGCATCCTGTCTGGCTTTAATCCAAATGCTTTTGGACGGTTACAtatgtagtttttatttatttattttttgcataatgTGTTTGCAGATCATGTGCAAAATGTGCTGCACTGCAGCTAGTGGCTTGCATCTTCAAAATTATACCCTTACAAATTGCACCTTTATCAACATTTACTTGCCACAGGAGGGCTTGGCAAACCATCGGCCCAGCTAATGAGTGCTGATCCTGAACCGTGGGGATTCCGAGGAGGCCTCTCAGGAGAGTTTCAGGTGAACTAAATGGCTCGTGTTCACGGCAGAGCGatgtatgtaaaatgtatttatttaattatttatttattttaaatgacatgtttttattatgaaaaGGTAGGACTTCAGAGTGGTGTTTAGCGCCCAGCGGGGGCCTGTGCATTTGGTAGGctcattgaagacactaaattgttccttggtgtgaatatgagcgtttttttttataaaaaaaaattatataatgtGCCCTATGGTTGGCTAATGTCCAGTTCAGGTTTTAAGCTTGCCAActgcatacatgcaaatcagtcgcctttgggtgaaattttccgttttgaaatcaaaataggccatttatgtgaatcgtatcgatccgatgagtttttcccgGGGGGGctcgctgtcgtcataggctgtttcgtactccttgaatgctggcagctagatccattccacacatccacacgcaatgtaatttctgaatagtACTCCGTgacggactaatatgcgagcgcatcggcctgaggttccaccTGTGCtgtcgggacctgctttgggtAAGTCACAGGACTTTacgagaccaaaaaaaaaaaacacttccgccacttcccctgttaagaagtaacggtacttttactccgttacaatgatctcaATATCgctttattgcttatttatcaagtATTTCGTGTACGAGACTACACTTCCACATTTGGTGCAGTTTGCTCCAATCCAGCTGAAGCGCTACTGATGTTTAAGTCTCGTTCATGAATCagatgacacaagaaagtcacatgacctcccACAATGTTTTCTATTGGGCTTCCAgtgcataggtattaacactagataagccagcccggctgaccGTCATGCGTACGTGGCCACCGTGTTGGGAAGggcgtcgttaccatgaagacaACGGCGTACGACATGTGTtgacatttagacgaacaaaaacaacagcctgCATGTATTGAGAGTTATTAggagttaaaaacaagatctctgtTGCATACGATCgtgtgctgcgggtcgtggccctgattgtggtcccagtggacctgcgaagcacacgtaacatcggtgacaagagctgatccgctactACATCTTGTATTCATTAGGAAACGCgcagatgttaatgttaaatgtattaagcgacggagcgatgttagggtttacaacacagaatgaactaacttcaaattcagaaatggacaataaaaacacaaaaatattgtacttaatattttcctggggAATGCATTTGGggttagcctttgaagttggtaatagtg
It includes:
- the ogal gene encoding protein O-GlcNAcase, encoding MTVGALDTAETQRDRNYISTPADGRSAMTTSTEVSETARTGTKPFIGGVVEGFYGRPWTMEQRTKLFKSEQKWGLNTYLYAPKDDYKHRMYWRDLYSPEEAEQLIALISAAKKHNIDFIYAISPGLDVTFSNRKEVAALKRKLDQVRDFGCSSFSLLFDDIETEMCPADKQAFSSFGHAQVAITNEVYRHLGEPETFLFCPTDYCAAFCSPNVFQSSYLHTVGDELLPGIDVLWTGPKVVSHKISVESIEEVSSILKRAPVIWDNIHANDYDPQRIFMGPYKDRPTELIPKLRGVLTNPNCEFYPNFVPIHTLATWCKASAAGAPKDVEMGDEEQDPGYSPHKALTLALTDWLEEFLCTDQPTACSKKESCDEEPMQTDLEEHSYIPGPGENPLYTAEPLTLDDLKLLSDLFYLPYEHGATAKTMLHELDWLQCHSQAAALKTDQTAEWCSRARQFDDMCEAVVRMFNRLSNVPNRRILYDLYNYICDIKSGVNLAQAYVKSLGGLGKPSAQLMSADPEPWGFRGGLSGEFQRMLPGHGNRDLFKHPPRTSVYCIRPYCAEDKMDVQSIFVKMQRERQIKAPSATEAPLISDILSTGEISPSPECALVLEDDIGVCGYMLALTDAKAAAASIQRDTSDGVFEDFPSLVTGQILPRVADPSPAKRMIGQLLSTIRTFGSRGVLCELRHSDRRMLDFFTKSSSFQPLKMDALPPDVVVMGTTL